In the Lascolabacillus massiliensis genome, one interval contains:
- the serB gene encoding phosphoserine phosphatase SerB has protein sequence MENSEIILANINGEDKPGLTAALTEILAKHGAFILDIGQSDIHRNVAIGILFKSMHNNSGEILKDLLFKAYEMDVNIKFTPISAEMYSNWVAMQGKNRYIITLLGRILTAEQIAAVSRIIADQNLNIDNMIRLTGRIPLDEKQRAAKSCVELSVRGSLADRNKMQQSFLELSSKLNFDISFQEESMYRRMRRLICFDMDSTLIQTEVIDELAERAGVGDKVKAITESAMHGDIDFEESFKQRIKLLKGLDASVLKEVAENLPITEGLGRLMKVLQKVGFKTAILSGGFTYFGNYLKDKYGFDYMYANELEIVDGKLTGNYLGDIITGKKKAELLSLIAQVEKIDIRQTVAVGDGANDLPMLGIAGLGIAFHAKPKVKQNAGQSLSSVGIDGILYFLGYKDSMLDSEMLKG, from the coding sequence ATGGAAAATTCAGAAATTATTTTAGCCAATATTAATGGAGAGGATAAACCGGGTTTAACTGCTGCTTTGACCGAGATTCTGGCAAAGCATGGTGCATTTATTCTGGATATTGGTCAGTCGGACATCCACAGAAATGTAGCAATAGGTATACTTTTTAAATCGATGCACAACAATTCTGGTGAAATCCTCAAGGATCTGCTTTTCAAAGCATATGAGATGGATGTGAATATCAAATTTACTCCTATTTCGGCAGAAATGTACTCAAACTGGGTAGCAATGCAGGGCAAGAACAGGTATATCATAACGCTGCTGGGAAGAATACTCACGGCAGAACAGATTGCAGCCGTTTCCAGAATTATTGCAGATCAAAATCTTAATATCGATAATATGATACGACTGACAGGTCGTATCCCGCTTGATGAAAAACAGCGAGCTGCTAAGTCGTGCGTTGAACTATCTGTACGCGGAAGCCTGGCAGACAGGAATAAAATGCAGCAGTCGTTCCTTGAGCTCTCATCCAAACTTAATTTCGACATCTCATTTCAGGAAGAGAGTATGTATAGAAGGATGCGTCGTCTTATATGCTTTGATATGGACTCTACACTTATTCAGACTGAAGTGATTGATGAACTTGCCGAAAGAGCTGGTGTTGGGGATAAAGTAAAAGCCATTACAGAGTCGGCAATGCATGGCGATATCGATTTTGAGGAGAGCTTCAAACAGCGGATTAAATTATTGAAAGGTCTCGATGCATCTGTCCTTAAAGAGGTGGCTGAGAATCTGCCAATTACGGAAGGTTTGGGCCGACTGATGAAGGTACTCCAGAAAGTTGGCTTCAAAACTGCAATTCTATCGGGAGGCTTCACCTATTTTGGTAACTACCTTAAGGACAAGTATGGTTTTGATTATATGTATGCAAATGAGCTGGAGATTGTTGATGGTAAACTAACCGGTAACTATCTGGGCGATATAATAACCGGAAAAAAGAAGGCTGAGCTTCTTTCGCTTATAGCACAGGTAGAGAAGATTGATATAAGGCAGACTGTAGCAGTTGGAGATGGGGCAAACGACCTTCCAATGCTTGGTATCGCCGGTCTGGGTATCGCTTTCCATGCTAAGCCAAAGGTTAAGCAAAATGCTGGGCAATCACTATCGTCTGTGGGTATCGATGGTATATTGTACTTCCTTGGATATAAAGACTCTATGCTCGACAGTGAGATGCTTAAAGGTTGA
- a CDS encoding GlsB/YeaQ/YmgE family stress response membrane protein: MGWLWWIIIGAIAGWLAGKLMRGGGFGLLVNIIVGIAGAIIGGWVFGLLGISASGILGSLITALVGAILLLWIISLFKRT; encoded by the coding sequence ATGGGATGGTTATGGTGGATAATTATCGGAGCAATTGCCGGATGGCTTGCAGGTAAATTAATGAGAGGCGGAGGCTTTGGACTCTTGGTCAACATCATTGTAGGTATTGCCGGTGCAATAATCGGCGGGTGGGTTTTCGGCCTTCTCGGTATATCAGCAAGTGGTATTTTAGGAAGTCTTATTACCGCACTGGTTGGGGCAATTTTATTACTTTGGATTATATCACTGTTTAAGCGAACGTAG
- the nspC gene encoding carboxynorspermidine decarboxylase codes for MIDILKVPSPCFVMEEDLLRKNLALIKSVSDRTGVEIILAFKAFAMWKSFPIFREYIDHSTASSVAEAQLAFEEMGNLAHTYAPAYTDEDFPLFMKYSSHITFNSLSQFERFYPQVLSSGKNIKCGLRVNPEYSVVDTALYNPSSPGSRLGVTSSKLGDTLPEGITGLHMHNLCENNSYDLEKTLEVLENKFGKFFGNIEWLNLGGGHLMTHKDYDTDHLVNLLISFKKRYPNLEIIMEPGSAFAWETGVLVATVADIVENNGVKTAMLNVSFSCHMPDTLEMPYKPRIRGAYQEPVEGKPTYRMGGNSCLSGDFMGDWSFDNPLKIGDRIVFEDMIHYTTVKTTMFNGVSHPSIGIWTSENEFKLYRKFGYEDYKSRMS; via the coding sequence ATGATAGATATATTAAAAGTACCATCGCCATGCTTTGTAATGGAGGAGGATCTGCTGCGAAAGAACCTGGCATTGATTAAGTCGGTTAGTGACAGAACCGGAGTTGAAATAATTCTTGCCTTTAAAGCCTTCGCAATGTGGAAATCCTTCCCTATATTTCGTGAGTATATTGATCACTCCACAGCTAGTTCCGTTGCCGAAGCCCAGCTCGCTTTTGAAGAGATGGGAAACCTTGCACACACATATGCACCGGCATATACAGATGAGGATTTTCCTCTGTTTATGAAATACAGCAGCCATATTACCTTCAACTCACTTTCACAGTTTGAGCGATTTTATCCACAGGTTTTATCTTCGGGTAAGAATATAAAGTGTGGACTAAGAGTCAATCCGGAGTATTCGGTAGTTGATACAGCTCTGTATAACCCAAGCAGTCCCGGTTCCCGTTTAGGCGTAACATCGTCAAAATTAGGAGATACATTACCCGAAGGGATAACAGGATTACATATGCACAATCTGTGTGAAAATAACTCGTATGATCTTGAGAAAACACTTGAGGTATTGGAGAATAAGTTTGGAAAGTTTTTCGGAAATATTGAGTGGCTGAATCTTGGAGGTGGTCATCTTATGACCCACAAAGATTATGATACTGATCATCTAGTGAATTTGCTTATCAGTTTCAAAAAGAGATACCCAAATCTGGAAATAATTATGGAGCCGGGTAGTGCCTTTGCATGGGAGACAGGAGTATTGGTGGCAACTGTAGCTGATATTGTAGAAAACAATGGTGTTAAAACAGCAATGCTTAATGTCTCGTTTTCATGCCATATGCCCGATACATTGGAGATGCCATACAAGCCAAGAATCAGAGGAGCTTACCAGGAGCCGGTAGAGGGTAAACCAACATACCGTATGGGTGGAAATAGCTGTCTTAGTGGAGATTTTATGGGTGACTGGTCATTCGACAATCCTCTTAAAATTGGAGACAGGATTGTGTTTGAAGATATGATACACTATACCACTGTTAAAACAACTATGTTTAATGGTGTTTCTCATCCATCGATAGGAATATGGACCAGTGAGAATGAATTTAAACTTTATAGGAAGTTTGGCTATGAGGATTATAAAAGCCGTATGAGCTAA
- the nadD gene encoding nicotinate (nicotinamide) nucleotide adenylyltransferase produces the protein MHKREIGIFSGSFNPIHNGHLMLASYLSEFTYLDEVWFVVTPHNPLKDTKTLIEDDVRLEMVKIAVEGYKKLSVSDVEFNMPRPSFTIDTLNRLSIENPDINFTLIIGADNWSIFNRWKNANEIISKYKVLIYPRAGSEIIIPDSYGQNVQSVNAPVIEVSSTFIRKCISEGKSMQAFVPEKVYKYIIEKRLYLTSESPES, from the coding sequence ATGCATAAAAGAGAGATAGGTATATTTTCAGGTTCATTCAATCCAATCCATAACGGACATTTGATGCTTGCAAGCTATCTAAGTGAATTCACCTATCTGGATGAGGTGTGGTTTGTGGTAACCCCTCATAATCCGCTGAAAGATACTAAAACCCTGATTGAAGATGATGTCAGGCTTGAAATGGTCAAGATCGCAGTGGAAGGGTATAAAAAGCTGTCAGTATCAGATGTGGAGTTTAATATGCCGCGACCATCTTTCACGATAGATACCTTAAATAGACTTTCTATAGAAAACCCGGATATAAACTTCACACTGATAATAGGAGCTGACAACTGGTCGATTTTTAACCGTTGGAAAAATGCTAATGAGATTATAAGCAAATATAAAGTACTTATCTATCCAAGAGCAGGCAGCGAGATTATTATTCCTGATTCATACGGACAAAATGTACAGTCAGTTAATGCACCTGTAATAGAGGTTTCCTCTACATTTATACGCAAATGTATCAGTGAAGGGAAAAGTATGCAAGCATTTGTGCCTGAAAAAGTGTATAAGTATATAATTGAGAAACGACTCTATTTGACCTCTGAATCACCCGAGTCATAA
- a CDS encoding RagB/SusD family nutrient uptake outer membrane protein encodes MKKIIFLLLLIIAFGSCEDFLNKKDPTATSFVEFFNDEEDLRRVVYSSYLDVFTNPTSRAIIFYMEEAKSDNAYSRVEGDHHQNIANGNFNSNSTAFLYYYELYMKHLGRLNTFIANTHVPYVEDESVRDKYTGILEALRVWHYFRLTMRWGDVPFVLEPADLETARQPVTPKDEILDTLFPLAEEIAAKLPTEEYTTDKYMFNRYSFKALTMRYALYNGRYELAARLAKEIIDSGKYSLHPVYEDLFTYEAHSTNNEFIMWFDMDSHANSATQSFQHLGPHYRTGPGQSYVVPTKALVDAYWTAQGRPIDKCPLHTKEEYELNPSLNRDPRYATSIMGHGDMFYGEEIDIYNENSPMHYQKLRASRTGYWFRKFVDESDAFKTGGNMHFPLLRYAEVLLTYAEAKIMLNQVDDLTKKCINDIRRRAGLDMSVADVTLPEYANYTQQQWLELLQNERRIELAAEGQRYDDIIRWKLAENVLNKPAEGHTRIVDGKKETLKVEDRSFLPHNYRWPFHENSLKVEPGLIQNTGY; translated from the coding sequence ATGAAAAAAATTATATTTTTACTTTTACTTATTATTGCATTTGGCTCTTGTGAAGATTTTCTCAACAAGAAAGACCCGACTGCCACCTCGTTTGTTGAATTCTTTAATGATGAAGAGGACTTGAGAAGGGTGGTTTACAGTAGTTATTTAGACGTGTTTACAAACCCTACATCGAGAGCTATTATTTTTTATATGGAAGAGGCTAAGTCTGATAACGCTTATAGCCGAGTGGAAGGTGACCATCATCAGAATATTGCTAATGGTAACTTCAACAGTAACTCTACAGCATTTTTATATTATTATGAGTTGTATATGAAACACCTTGGTCGTTTGAATACTTTTATTGCAAACACTCATGTGCCTTATGTAGAAGATGAAAGCGTAAGAGATAAGTATACAGGTATTTTAGAAGCTTTGAGAGTTTGGCACTACTTCAGACTAACAATGAGATGGGGTGATGTTCCATTTGTGTTGGAGCCTGCCGACTTAGAGACCGCGCGTCAGCCAGTTACTCCTAAAGATGAAATATTAGACACACTGTTTCCATTAGCCGAAGAGATTGCTGCAAAGTTGCCTACCGAAGAGTATACTACTGATAAGTATATGTTTAACAGATATTCATTTAAGGCCCTAACAATGCGTTATGCACTATATAATGGAAGATATGAACTGGCTGCAAGACTTGCTAAAGAGATTATTGATAGTGGCAAATACTCACTACATCCTGTATATGAAGATCTGTTTACGTATGAGGCACACTCAACCAATAATGAATTTATTATGTGGTTTGACATGGATAGCCATGCCAACAGTGCAACACAATCATTCCAGCACCTAGGCCCACACTACAGAACTGGACCAGGACAATCGTATGTAGTTCCTACAAAAGCATTGGTTGATGCGTACTGGACAGCTCAGGGAAGGCCAATTGACAAATGTCCGTTACACACAAAAGAGGAATATGAGCTAAATCCTTCTTTAAACAGAGACCCACGTTATGCTACTTCAATAATGGGTCATGGCGACATGTTCTATGGTGAAGAGATTGATATTTATAATGAAAACTCTCCAATGCATTATCAGAAGCTAAGAGCAAGTAGAACCGGATATTGGTTCAGAAAGTTTGTTGATGAGTCCGATGCGTTTAAGACGGGCGGCAACATGCATTTCCCATTGCTTAGATACGCTGAAGTATTGCTCACATATGCCGAAGCTAAAATTATGCTTAATCAGGTGGACGATTTGACTAAGAAATGTATTAATGATATTCGCAGAAGAGCTGGTTTGGATATGAGTGTTGCAGACGTTACACTTCCTGAATATGCAAACTATACTCAACAGCAGTGGCTTGAACTTCTACAGAATGAAAGACGTATTGAGCTTGCTGCAGAAGGTCAGCGCTACGACGACATAATCAGATGGAAGCTTGCTGAGAATGTACTAAACAAACCTGCTGAAGGTCACACGAGAATTGTTGATGGTAAAAAAGAGACTTTGAAGGTTGAAGATAGATCTTTCTTACCACACAACTACAGATGGCCATTTCACGAGAACAGCTTGAAAGTTGAGCCTGGATTGATACAGAATACTGGTTATTAA
- a CDS encoding SusC/RagA family TonB-linked outer membrane protein, whose translation MKKARVYLFFLVLFSVISGEKVIGNENAGVEQRQRRIYGTVTDQNGETLPYVTIIIRGTNIGTTSNENGIYEMNITDDVTLIFSYMGFRDLEVSTEGKTRLDVVLLEDNVRLDEVVVTGYNVVERRHLASSIESVDMERMVTRPITKLEQVFAGTVPGLTMLQGSNLPGSIPGSLSIRGISTLQNAAPLVIIDGMEMSLSDLDPNQVKSINILKDAAAASMYGSRGANGVIVIETNRGNTGQFTVNINTWFAIQNALNLPDFVNSADFMRYRNEAHSIQGQPLLYTDEDISKAEQGLTPNTNWIKEIMERKASANNTSASISGGGGVGTFNLMLNYIEENGLNKIEGTDKFSARFNTNINIADRFILLADFYAHRLKVDRLRRNNDGHGLYQIAWRMNPTQGVYYENTDIEKHYMLHNDLNPVAFIEKGGTWNNMYDKSTINLRPRYYITDDLNLEGNVSYMIDKSASKWRRLTHKFFDGDGKPVTSWANDIGSEQNVSQSQLTGRALLNFEKDIRKDKDKLYAILGAEAMSYIFTDYREITKASFFTKWNYSFDNRYLLEATVRTDGSSKFAPGNQWGFFPSASIGWNVHNESFMNSLKESRAINDLKLRASWGRIGNENVAPYLWEEVVNTWGWTMRVPNPEFTWEKQNQWNVGMDLVMLRNRFSLTADVYHKHSFDLIYSQFPVPPLTGSYYLETSVNIGEVENKGWEVSANWSDKIGDFSYSIGGMIFDNKNSVLKAGYNPTDTLIFKGTNDRIWYRGIPIENYYGYETDGYFQNQAEIDATTAKFPNTLPGDIKYVDQNNDGVINDADRVFLGDPAPHYNYSLSLDMRYKDWDFSLLGQGVGKRVGRLGGQEGFPVFVDGGSNNLGAPRQYYVDNRWTPETPNSRFPRVWTGTSTNTYLSDVWISDASFFRIKSLQLGYTITRIGTHVRNLRVYFNAQDFLTFTNWEGLEPERDGGNGAYPRMATYSIGFQVTLF comes from the coding sequence ATGAAGAAAGCAAGAGTTTATTTGTTCTTCTTGGTATTATTTTCTGTGATATCGGGAGAAAAAGTTATTGGTAATGAAAATGCAGGAGTGGAACAGCGTCAGCGTCGCATTTACGGTACTGTAACTGACCAGAATGGAGAAACTTTGCCGTATGTTACAATTATTATTAGGGGTACAAACATTGGTACTACGTCTAATGAAAACGGTATTTATGAAATGAACATTACCGACGATGTGACTCTGATATTCAGTTACATGGGTTTCAGAGATCTTGAGGTTTCAACTGAAGGAAAAACGAGACTAGATGTTGTCTTGCTAGAGGATAACGTAAGACTCGACGAGGTTGTAGTTACAGGTTATAACGTTGTTGAGAGAAGACACTTGGCATCATCTATCGAATCGGTTGATATGGAGAGAATGGTTACTCGTCCAATCACTAAACTAGAACAGGTGTTTGCAGGAACTGTGCCTGGTTTAACAATGCTTCAGGGTAGTAACCTTCCAGGTTCTATACCAGGCAGCTTATCAATTAGGGGTATAAGTACTCTACAGAATGCTGCTCCTCTTGTTATTATTGACGGTATGGAGATGTCGCTATCAGATTTGGACCCGAATCAGGTTAAGAGCATCAATATTCTTAAAGATGCTGCGGCTGCTTCCATGTACGGCTCAAGAGGTGCTAACGGTGTTATTGTAATTGAAACAAACAGAGGTAACACCGGTCAATTTACAGTTAACATTAACACCTGGTTTGCTATACAGAATGCACTTAATTTGCCTGACTTTGTGAATTCGGCAGATTTCATGCGTTATAGGAACGAAGCGCATTCAATTCAGGGTCAGCCTCTGCTTTATACAGATGAGGATATATCAAAGGCAGAACAGGGGTTGACACCTAATACCAATTGGATTAAAGAGATTATGGAAAGAAAGGCTTCGGCCAATAATACATCAGCTAGTATTTCTGGTGGTGGTGGTGTTGGAACATTTAATCTGATGTTGAACTACATTGAGGAGAATGGATTGAACAAGATTGAGGGTACTGATAAGTTCAGTGCTCGCTTCAACACCAATATCAATATTGCTGACAGGTTTATTTTATTGGCCGACTTTTATGCTCACAGACTAAAAGTGGATAGGCTTAGAAGAAATAATGATGGCCATGGTCTTTATCAGATTGCATGGAGAATGAATCCTACTCAGGGGGTATATTATGAAAACACTGATATTGAAAAACACTATATGCTTCATAACGACCTAAACCCAGTTGCATTTATTGAGAAGGGTGGTACCTGGAATAATATGTACGACAAGAGTACAATCAATTTAAGACCACGTTATTACATTACAGACGACTTAAACCTTGAAGGTAATGTATCATATATGATTGACAAGTCGGCTAGCAAATGGAGAAGATTGACTCATAAATTCTTTGATGGTGATGGAAAGCCTGTTACATCTTGGGCAAATGATATCGGCTCGGAACAGAATGTGAGCCAGAGCCAGTTGACTGGTCGTGCTCTACTTAACTTCGAAAAAGATATTAGAAAAGATAAAGATAAGCTATATGCAATTTTAGGTGCCGAAGCAATGTCTTATATTTTTACCGACTACAGGGAGATTACAAAAGCATCTTTCTTTACTAAATGGAATTACTCTTTTGATAACAGATATCTACTTGAAGCAACAGTAAGAACCGACGGTAGTAGTAAGTTTGCTCCGGGTAATCAGTGGGGTTTCTTCCCATCAGCATCAATAGGATGGAATGTACATAACGAATCGTTTATGAACTCACTAAAAGAATCAAGAGCTATAAATGATTTAAAACTGAGAGCATCTTGGGGAAGAATTGGTAATGAAAATGTTGCTCCATACTTATGGGAAGAAGTTGTAAACACTTGGGGATGGACAATGCGTGTGCCTAACCCTGAGTTTACTTGGGAAAAACAGAATCAGTGGAATGTGGGTATGGACCTTGTTATGCTGAGAAATAGATTTTCACTCACTGCAGATGTTTATCACAAACACTCATTCGACTTGATCTATTCGCAATTCCCAGTACCTCCATTAACTGGCTCGTACTATCTTGAAACATCGGTTAACATTGGCGAGGTAGAGAACAAGGGTTGGGAAGTTTCGGCCAACTGGTCGGACAAGATTGGCGATTTCTCATACAGCATTGGTGGTATGATTTTCGACAACAAGAACAGCGTGCTTAAAGCGGGCTACAACCCAACTGATACTTTGATTTTCAAAGGAACTAACGACAGAATATGGTATCGTGGTATTCCTATTGAAAATTACTATGGTTACGAAACTGATGGTTATTTCCAGAATCAAGCTGAGATTGATGCAACAACCGCAAAATTCCCTAACACATTGCCTGGAGATATCAAATATGTGGATCAGAATAATGATGGAGTTATTAATGATGCCGATAGAGTCTTCCTTGGTGACCCTGCACCTCACTACAACTACTCACTATCGTTAGATATGCGTTATAAGGATTGGGATTTCAGTTTACTTGGTCAAGGTGTTGGCAAAAGAGTGGGTAGACTTGGAGGTCAGGAAGGTTTTCCCGTATTTGTTGATGGTGGTAGTAACAACCTTGGTGCTCCTCGTCAGTATTATGTTGACAACAGATGGACTCCAGAGACTCCAAACAGCAGATTTCCACGTGTATGGACAGGTACAAGCACTAACACTTACCTAAGTGATGTATGGATTAGCGATGCCTCTTTCTTCAGAATTAAGTCGCTTCAACTTGGTTACACAATTACAAGAATTGGAACTCATGTTAGAAATTTAAGAGTTTACTTTAATGCACAGGACTTCCTTACTTTTACAAATTGGGAAGGTTTAGAACCTGAGCGTGACGGTGGTAATGGAGCTTATCCAAGAATGGCAACTTATAGCATTGGTTTTCAAGTTACTTTATTTTAA
- a CDS encoding nitroreductase family protein — translation MGNFQQLQIKRRSVRKYIKEQLKPEETKKILEAALLSPTSKNKHSWSFIAVEDKETIAKLAECKPQSASFITEAPLVVVVAGDPLISDACIEDASIAAINMQLQAEELNIGSCWIQVRNRSYSDNMTSGEYINELLDIPMPLEVICMIAFGKKEANRRPADINNLRWEKVHIGKYRLESASSEQEEK, via the coding sequence ATGGGAAATTTTCAACAATTACAGATAAAACGACGAAGTGTTCGCAAGTACATAAAAGAGCAACTTAAGCCGGAAGAAACAAAAAAGATTCTGGAGGCAGCACTTCTATCGCCCACTTCTAAGAATAAGCACTCATGGAGTTTTATAGCTGTAGAGGATAAGGAAACAATAGCCAAGTTGGCAGAGTGCAAACCTCAGAGTGCATCTTTTATTACCGAAGCACCCCTGGTAGTAGTAGTTGCAGGCGATCCGCTAATCAGCGATGCATGCATAGAGGATGCCTCAATTGCAGCTATCAACATGCAGCTGCAGGCTGAAGAGCTGAACATTGGCAGCTGCTGGATACAGGTTAGAAATAGGTCATACTCAGATAACATGACATCAGGCGAGTATATAAATGAACTGCTTGATATACCCATGCCTCTAGAGGTAATTTGTATGATTGCTTTTGGTAAAAAAGAGGCAAACAGGAGGCCAGCTGATATAAACAACCTGCGCTGGGAGAAAGTGCATATTGGCAAATACAGGTTAGAGTCAGCCAGTTCAGAACAAGAAGAAAAATAA
- a CDS encoding tetratricopeptide repeat protein, whose product MSPTKINRKVREIHSFIEEKQLKHAIDSVKELIELQHNWAISEKIDELETNYKFMLHYLVEGKGDPDQDKIYNKLIRDIYSITDDAAENLLVRDSSSFFFERERLMNVRNTISIDEYIHTIVKQTDISSIIELLDEGPEKELRKIPCAIAHENSVRDLFYSIFVSPRANADFIKSLHSFIENETIPVNDKCMLISAITLNIMQRFDAAKVLFLLDVCRRHEAEISARAITGIIPIFQRYRTRWHLYPECSDRLKLLSDDAQFTRRFMATVLGFIQAHETEKITKRLTEEIIPEMMKLSPMIGKKIKLDEWMEESGIDDKNPEWQKILEESGLTDKLKEFSDLQLEGADVFHSTFSNLKNYPFFNEMSNWFMPYDPQHSSLQRLLSKSGESDQFIDTMLGSSIICNSDKYSLSFSVMMMPEQYRSMMINQLGSEGDELKKIQEEEMTLNPYQKESTIIKQYIQDLYRFYKLHPRRADFTDIFSLPLNYHEIEAFQPIVLQTKNLEKIALYYFEKNNFNEALGAYNMLAGKVPGNSEVWQKIGFCKQMMVDIRGALDAYLHADLIEDNNTWLLNRIAHCYRVLKEADTALEYYRRLEQFRPDDLNIQLNIGHCYLELKQYDEALNYYFKVELINSNNTRAWRSIAWCAFLSRKFDIAQRYYKRILENKPNAHDYLNAGHVELCLSNNRDAVKLYALSYKQTGSFDTFLKMLKDDIDELQEAGVDTDILPVIIDKMLYDSGDSEVK is encoded by the coding sequence ATGAGTCCAACTAAAATAAATAGAAAAGTAAGAGAAATTCATAGTTTTATAGAAGAGAAACAATTAAAGCATGCAATTGATAGCGTAAAAGAGCTTATTGAACTGCAACATAATTGGGCTATTTCCGAAAAAATTGATGAGCTGGAAACAAATTATAAATTTATGCTCCATTACCTTGTTGAAGGTAAGGGTGACCCGGATCAGGATAAAATCTATAATAAGCTTATTCGCGATATTTACTCTATTACTGATGATGCTGCCGAGAATCTGCTTGTAAGGGATAGTTCATCTTTTTTTTTCGAGAGAGAAAGATTAATGAATGTTCGTAATACAATCTCAATCGATGAATATATACACACCATTGTAAAACAGACAGACATCTCCTCAATTATTGAACTACTGGACGAAGGCCCCGAAAAAGAATTACGAAAAATACCGTGTGCTATTGCTCATGAAAATAGTGTTAGAGATCTGTTTTATTCAATTTTTGTTTCTCCAAGAGCTAATGCTGATTTCATAAAATCGCTACATAGTTTTATTGAGAATGAGACAATACCTGTGAATGATAAGTGTATGTTGATTTCGGCAATTACACTTAATATAATGCAGCGTTTTGATGCTGCAAAAGTACTTTTTTTGCTTGATGTTTGCCGCAGACATGAAGCTGAAATATCTGCTCGCGCAATAACCGGTATTATTCCAATTTTTCAGCGATACAGAACAAGGTGGCATCTATATCCGGAATGTAGTGACCGACTGAAACTACTGTCGGATGATGCACAGTTTACCCGACGGTTTATGGCTACTGTACTCGGGTTTATTCAGGCTCATGAGACTGAGAAGATTACGAAGAGACTGACTGAGGAGATAATTCCTGAGATGATGAAACTGAGTCCCATGATTGGCAAGAAGATAAAGCTTGACGAATGGATGGAAGAAAGTGGTATTGATGATAAAAATCCTGAATGGCAGAAGATACTTGAAGAAAGTGGCTTGACAGATAAGCTTAAGGAGTTTTCTGATCTGCAGCTTGAGGGTGCTGATGTATTTCACTCTACTTTCTCTAATCTTAAGAACTATCCATTCTTTAATGAGATGAGTAACTGGTTTATGCCATATGATCCCCAACATAGTAGTCTCCAGCGACTGCTCTCCAAATCGGGTGAAAGTGATCAGTTTATCGATACTATGCTGGGCTCTTCAATAATATGTAATTCCGACAAGTACTCTCTCTCTTTCAGTGTTATGATGATGCCTGAGCAATACCGCAGTATGATGATTAATCAGCTTGGCTCTGAAGGTGATGAACTGAAAAAGATTCAGGAGGAGGAGATGACACTGAATCCTTATCAGAAGGAATCTACAATAATCAAACAGTATATACAGGATCTTTATCGTTTTTACAAGCTACATCCTCGTAGAGCCGACTTCACTGACATATTCAGTCTCCCGCTCAATTATCACGAGATAGAGGCATTTCAGCCGATTGTACTGCAAACTAAAAATCTAGAGAAAATTGCTCTCTATTACTTTGAGAAAAACAACTTCAATGAAGCACTTGGTGCATATAATATGCTGGCAGGGAAAGTGCCGGGAAACAGTGAGGTGTGGCAAAAAATAGGATTCTGTAAGCAGATGATGGTAGATATAAGAGGGGCACTTGATGCTTATCTGCATGCCGACCTGATTGAGGACAACAACACATGGCTGCTTAACCGTATAGCCCACTGTTACAGGGTGTTGAAGGAGGCTGATACAGCTTTGGAATATTATCGCCGACTTGAGCAGTTCAGACCTGATGATTTGAATATACAGCTTAATATTGGTCACTGTTACCTTGAACTGAAGCAGTATGATGAGGCTCTTAACTACTACTTCAAGGTGGAGCTTATTAACAGCAATAACACACGTGCATGGAGATCGATCGCATGGTGTGCATTCCTATCAAGGAAGTTTGATATTGCACAGAGATACTACAAGCGGATTCTTGAAAACAAACCAAATGCTCATGACTATCTCAACGCAGGGCATGTTGAACTTTGTCTTTCAAATAACAGGGATGCAGTAAAACTGTATGCCCTATCATATAAGCAGACTGGCAGTTTCGATACTTTCCTGAAAATGCTTAAGGATGATATTGACGAATTACAGGAGGCTGGTGTAGATACTGATATTTTGCCTGTAATTATCGATAAAATGCTTTATGACTCGGGTGATTCAGAGGTCAAATAG